One genomic segment of Oceanibaculum nanhaiense includes these proteins:
- a CDS encoding ABC transporter ATP-binding protein, producing the protein MSAEHPSLEVRKLVKHFPILGGFLQRQVGAVRAVDGVSFSLKRGETLGVVGESGCGKSTVGKTVLKLLEPTSGEILLGGVDVTHLSQGQMWEHRRRIQTVFQDPYSSMNPRLRAGTIVGEPLENYSLAHGKEKDERVAALFQRVGLRPENMRKYTHEFSGGQRQRLGIAKALSVNPDVIVADEPVSALDVSVQAQVLNLMIDLQEEYRLAYLFISHDLAVMRHISHRIAVMYLGRVVELTDKRTLFTRPLHPYTEALLSAAPIPDPKKKRADRLILQGDVPSPAKPPSGCHFHTRCPYVLPECRQIDPALLEVAPGQQVACLRRPVGGDAAPLTPSI; encoded by the coding sequence ATGAGCGCCGAACATCCGAGCCTCGAAGTCCGCAAGCTGGTGAAGCATTTCCCGATTCTGGGTGGCTTTCTGCAGCGCCAGGTCGGTGCGGTGCGCGCGGTGGATGGCGTGTCGTTCAGCCTGAAGCGCGGCGAGACACTGGGCGTAGTCGGCGAATCCGGCTGCGGCAAATCCACCGTCGGCAAGACGGTACTGAAGCTGCTGGAACCGACATCGGGCGAAATCCTGCTGGGCGGGGTGGATGTCACGCATCTCAGCCAGGGCCAGATGTGGGAACATAGGCGGCGCATCCAGACCGTGTTCCAGGACCCGTATTCCTCGATGAATCCCCGGCTGCGGGCGGGCACCATCGTTGGCGAGCCGCTGGAGAATTACAGCCTCGCGCACGGCAAGGAGAAGGACGAGCGGGTCGCGGCCCTGTTCCAGCGCGTCGGCCTGCGGCCGGAGAACATGCGCAAATACACGCATGAATTCTCCGGCGGCCAGCGCCAGCGTCTCGGCATCGCCAAGGCGCTGTCGGTCAATCCCGACGTGATCGTGGCCGACGAGCCGGTATCCGCGCTCGACGTGTCGGTGCAGGCGCAGGTGCTGAACCTGATGATCGATCTGCAGGAGGAATACCGGCTCGCCTACCTGTTCATCAGCCATGATCTGGCGGTGATGCGCCATATCAGCCACCGCATCGCAGTGATGTATCTGGGCCGGGTGGTCGAACTGACCGACAAGCGCACGCTGTTCACGCGGCCGCTGCATCCCTATACCGAGGCGCTGCTGTCGGCGGCGCCGATCCCCGACCCGAAGAAGAAGCGCGCCGACCGGCTGATTCTGCAGGGCGATGTGCCGAGCCCCGCCAAGCCGCCGAGCGGCTGCCATTTCCACACCCGCTGCCCCTATGTGCTTCCCGAATGCCGGCAGATCGATCCGGCGCTGCTGGAGGTCGCCCCCGGCCAGCAGGTTGCCTGCCTCCGTCGACCGGTCGGCGGCGATGCCGCGCCGCTTACCCCCAGCATCTAA
- a CDS encoding amidase, giving the protein MSAESLLSLSAVELRRRIGTKEVSPVELLEACIGRIEAVNPAVNAIAAKGYKRAREEAKAAEAAVLKGGDLGPLHGLPLGVKDLQDTEGLLTTHGSPLYRDNVPKKDSAQIALARKGGAIVTAKTNVPEFGAGANSRNPVWGATGNPFNPTLNAGGSSGGSAAALACDMLPICTGSDTGGSLRIPAAICGIVGFRPSPGLVPMDGRGLGWTPISVLGPMGRTVADTRLLFASQVGVDDRDPLSQPVDPQEIAAYRPVDLGTLRVAWSADFGLCPVSSEIKQLMRGRMKAMGHLFRSCDELDFDFGEADRMFDVVRGQSYLARYHHSYNNEREKLGPNIIANYELAASMSLADAAWAHTEQTSLFRRFQALYKDYDLILAPTTPVSPFPWAQLYLQELEGQKLRNYYHWLALTYFITLTTNPSISLPCGVDAQGMPFGLQAIGRFRGDLELLNIAQGMEQAFAGIAGLGRPKPDLATLATPRPDLKSIVTAPPAESV; this is encoded by the coding sequence ATGTCTGCCGAATCGCTGCTGTCCCTGTCCGCCGTCGAATTGCGCCGCCGCATCGGCACGAAGGAGGTTTCCCCGGTCGAGCTGCTGGAAGCCTGCATTGGGCGTATCGAGGCGGTGAACCCGGCGGTGAACGCGATTGCCGCCAAGGGCTACAAACGCGCACGGGAAGAAGCGAAGGCTGCCGAGGCGGCGGTGCTGAAGGGCGGCGACCTGGGGCCGCTGCACGGTCTGCCGCTCGGCGTGAAGGATCTGCAGGATACCGAGGGGTTGCTGACCACGCACGGTTCGCCGCTCTACCGCGACAATGTGCCGAAGAAGGATTCGGCGCAGATCGCGCTGGCCCGGAAGGGCGGGGCCATCGTGACCGCCAAGACCAACGTGCCGGAATTCGGCGCCGGGGCCAACTCGCGCAACCCGGTCTGGGGCGCCACCGGCAACCCGTTTAACCCCACGCTGAATGCCGGTGGCTCGTCCGGCGGTTCGGCGGCGGCGCTGGCCTGCGACATGCTGCCGATCTGCACCGGCTCCGACACTGGCGGCTCCTTGCGCATCCCCGCCGCGATCTGCGGCATCGTCGGCTTCCGCCCCTCGCCGGGGCTGGTGCCGATGGACGGGCGCGGCCTCGGCTGGACGCCGATCTCCGTGCTCGGGCCGATGGGGCGGACTGTGGCGGATACCCGCCTGCTGTTCGCCAGCCAGGTCGGGGTGGATGACCGCGATCCGCTGTCGCAGCCGGTCGATCCGCAGGAAATCGCCGCCTATCGACCGGTCGATCTGGGGACGTTGCGCGTCGCCTGGAGTGCCGATTTCGGCCTGTGCCCGGTCTCGTCCGAGATCAAGCAGCTGATGCGCGGCCGCATGAAAGCGATGGGCCATCTGTTCAGGAGCTGCGACGAACTGGATTTCGATTTCGGCGAGGCGGACCGCATGTTCGACGTGGTGCGCGGGCAGAGCTACCTCGCGCGCTATCACCATTCCTACAATAACGAGCGCGAGAAGCTGGGGCCGAACATCATCGCCAATTACGAGCTGGCGGCCTCCATGTCGCTGGCCGACGCGGCCTGGGCGCATACCGAGCAGACCAGCCTGTTCCGCCGGTTCCAGGCGCTCTACAAGGACTATGACCTGATCCTGGCGCCGACCACGCCGGTCTCGCCCTTCCCCTGGGCACAGCTCTATCTGCAGGAACTCGAAGGCCAGAAGCTGCGCAACTACTATCACTGGCTGGCGCTGACCTACTTCATCACGCTGACCACCAACCCGTCGATCTCGCTGCCCTGCGGCGTCGATGCGCAGGGCATGCCGTTCGGGCTGCAGGCCATCGGCCGCTTCCGCGGCGATCTGGAGTTGCTGAACATCGCACAGGGCATGGAGCAGGCCTTTGCCGGCATTGCGGGCCTCGGCCGCCCGAAGCCGGATCTGGCGACGCTGGCGACGCCGCGTCCGGATCTGAAATCCATCGTCACGGCCCCGCCGGCGGAGAGTGTCTGA
- a CDS encoding ABC transporter ATP-binding protein, with amino-acid sequence MSILKVRDLKTHFFTQDGVVRAVDGVSFEVSQGETLAIVGESGCGKSVTSLSILRLIQAETGRIVEGSIEFEGRDLVKLSEDEMRAIRGHEISMIFQEPMTSLNPVLTIGTQIAENVVRHMHVSWKQGLDRAQEMLELVGIADARRRLSEYPHQLSGGMRQRVMIAIALSCNPKVLIADEPTTALDVTIQAQILDLMIELKQKIDAAIILITHDLGVVAETAQRVVVMYAGRKVEEATVEELFENPLHPYTRGLMRAVPRLDIDAEAEGRRARLQEIPGLVPVLTQPIPGCAFAPRCTFATDRCHAERPPLVESRPGHVAACWETARVLESAA; translated from the coding sequence GTGAGCATCCTGAAGGTTCGCGACCTGAAGACCCATTTCTTCACGCAGGACGGCGTGGTGCGCGCCGTCGATGGGGTGTCCTTCGAGGTCAGCCAGGGCGAGACGCTGGCCATTGTCGGTGAATCGGGCTGCGGCAAGTCGGTCACCTCGCTGTCGATCCTGCGGCTGATCCAGGCGGAAACCGGCCGTATCGTCGAAGGCTCCATCGAGTTCGAGGGGCGCGATCTCGTGAAACTCTCCGAGGATGAGATGCGGGCGATCCGCGGCCACGAGATCTCGATGATCTTCCAGGAACCGATGACCAGCTTGAATCCGGTGCTGACCATCGGCACGCAGATCGCCGAGAATGTGGTGCGGCATATGCATGTGTCATGGAAGCAGGGGCTGGACCGCGCGCAGGAAATGCTGGAGCTGGTCGGCATCGCGGACGCCAGGCGCCGGCTGTCGGAATATCCGCATCAGCTGTCCGGCGGCATGCGCCAGCGTGTGATGATCGCCATCGCACTCTCCTGCAATCCCAAGGTACTGATTGCCGACGAGCCGACCACCGCGCTGGATGTCACCATTCAGGCGCAGATCCTCGACCTGATGATCGAGCTGAAGCAGAAGATCGACGCCGCCATCATCCTCATCACCCATGATCTCGGCGTGGTGGCGGAAACCGCGCAGCGCGTCGTCGTCATGTATGCCGGCCGCAAGGTCGAGGAGGCGACGGTCGAGGAACTGTTCGAGAATCCGCTGCATCCCTACACGCGCGGTCTGATGCGTGCGGTGCCGCGCCTCGACATCGATGCCGAGGCAGAAGGGCGTCGCGCCCGCCTGCAGGAAATTCCGGGCCTGGTGCCGGTTCTGACCCAGCCGATCCCCGGCTGCGCCTTCGCGCCGCGCTGTACCTTCGCCACCGACCGCTGCCACGCCGAACGGCCGCCATTGGTCGAGAGCCGGCCGGGCCATGTCGCCGCCTGCTGGGAAACCGCCCGCGTGCTGGAGAGTGCCGCATGA
- a CDS encoding ABC transporter permease — MAAVTEGGNVTGNAAEAPGLLSRAGTAIRRNPTIFIGGAILLILIVLAAIAPWITGDPLKLTPSQRLRPPSERWWFGTDQYGRDVYSRTIYGARVSLVVGLAVAAFASVIGLTLGLLCGYFRKVDAIVMRVMDGIMSIPSILLAIALITLTRPGLGIVLVAIVIPEVPRIVRLTRSVVLSIRSQPYIESAISGGTRGPKLLVKHILPNTMAPLIVQATYVCASAMLVEAGLSFLGAGVPPEIPSWGNIISQGRTFFQIAPWSILIPGAFLTLTVLAVNMLGDGLRDRLDPRLSRRM, encoded by the coding sequence ATGGCGGCGGTCACCGAGGGCGGCAATGTTACTGGCAATGCCGCCGAGGCACCCGGCCTGCTCTCGCGTGCCGGCACGGCGATCCGGCGCAACCCGACGATCTTCATCGGCGGGGCCATCCTGCTGATCCTGATCGTGCTGGCGGCCATCGCGCCGTGGATCACCGGCGACCCGCTGAAGCTCACCCCGTCGCAGCGCCTGCGCCCGCCGTCGGAGCGCTGGTGGTTCGGCACCGACCAGTATGGCCGCGACGTCTATTCGCGCACCATCTATGGCGCCCGTGTCTCGCTTGTGGTGGGGCTGGCGGTCGCCGCCTTCGCCAGTGTCATCGGGCTGACGCTGGGGCTGCTCTGCGGTTATTTCCGCAAGGTGGACGCCATCGTCATGCGGGTGATGGACGGTATCATGTCGATCCCCTCGATCCTGCTGGCGATTGCGCTGATCACGCTGACCCGGCCCGGCCTCGGCATCGTGCTGGTCGCCATCGTCATCCCGGAGGTGCCGCGCATCGTGCGGCTGACCCGTTCGGTCGTGCTGTCGATCCGCAGCCAGCCCTATATCGAGAGCGCCATATCGGGCGGCACGCGCGGGCCGAAGCTGCTGGTGAAGCACATCCTGCCCAACACCATGGCGCCGCTGATCGTGCAGGCGACCTATGTCTGCGCCTCGGCGATGCTGGTGGAGGCGGGGCTGTCCTTCCTGGGCGCCGGCGTGCCGCCGGAAATCCCGAGCTGGGGCAACATCATCTCGCAGGGCCGCACCTTCTTCCAGATCGCGCCTTGGAGCATCCTGATCCCCGGCGCCTTCCTCACCCTCACCGTGCTGGCGGTGAACATGCTGGGCGACGGCTTGCGCGACCGGCTGGACCCGAGATTGTCGAGGCGCATGTGA
- a CDS encoding D-TA family PLP-dependent enzyme, translated as MNIEKLKREIALNYSTPAVVIDLDVVERNIARVQALCDKAGVANRPHIKTHKSPVLAALQRKAGASGITCQKLGEAEVMADGGQDDIFISYNLLGDEKMGRLAKLMQRVTMRVAADNPIVVGDLAKAAAMAGKSLDVVVECDTGRKRSGVESPAGAIAVARAIKEADGLNFAGFMLYPPEDAMAETQVFLDTATAGVRDMGLEVMVVSSGGTPNLVNLGKIKGATEHRAGTCIFNDRMMLACGAATLEDCALTVYSTVVSRAAPERGILDAGSKTLTVETMPGLDGHGLILDHPQARIPKFSEEHGFLDLSACNERPGVGEVVRIVPNHVCVVCNMVDRYVTVRGDEIIGELPVAARGRLS; from the coding sequence ATGAACATCGAAAAGCTGAAGCGGGAGATCGCCCTCAATTATTCCACCCCGGCGGTGGTCATCGACCTCGACGTGGTGGAGCGCAACATCGCCCGCGTGCAGGCGCTGTGCGACAAGGCGGGCGTGGCCAACCGGCCGCACATCAAGACCCACAAGAGCCCGGTACTGGCCGCGCTGCAGCGTAAGGCCGGCGCGTCCGGCATCACCTGCCAGAAGCTGGGCGAGGCCGAGGTGATGGCCGATGGCGGGCAGGACGACATCTTCATCAGCTACAATCTGCTGGGCGACGAGAAGATGGGGCGCCTCGCGAAGCTGATGCAGCGCGTGACCATGCGCGTCGCCGCCGACAATCCCATCGTGGTTGGCGATCTGGCCAAGGCCGCAGCTATGGCCGGAAAGTCGCTCGACGTGGTGGTGGAATGCGATACCGGGCGCAAGCGCTCCGGCGTCGAGAGCCCGGCGGGCGCGATTGCCGTCGCCCGCGCCATCAAGGAGGCCGACGGGCTGAATTTCGCCGGCTTCATGCTCTACCCGCCCGAGGATGCGATGGCGGAGACGCAGGTCTTTCTCGACACCGCAACGGCGGGCGTGCGCGACATGGGGCTGGAGGTCATGGTGGTGTCCTCCGGCGGCACGCCGAATCTCGTCAATCTCGGCAAGATCAAGGGGGCGACCGAGCATCGCGCCGGCACCTGCATCTTCAACGACCGGATGATGCTGGCCTGTGGTGCGGCCACGCTGGAGGATTGCGCGCTGACCGTCTATTCGACGGTGGTGAGCCGCGCCGCGCCGGAACGCGGCATCCTCGACGCCGGCTCCAAGACGCTGACCGTCGAGACCATGCCGGGGCTGGACGGGCACGGGCTGATCCTCGACCACCCGCAGGCGCGCATCCCGAAATTCTCGGAGGAACACGGCTTCCTCGACCTGTCGGCCTGCAATGAGCGGCCGGGCGTGGGCGAGGTGGTGCGCATCGTGCCGAACCATGTCTGCGTCGTCTGCAACATGGTGGACCGCTATGTCACCGTGCGCGGCGACGAGATAATCGGCGAACTGCCGGTGGCCGCGCGCGGCCGGCTGAGCTGA